A single genomic interval of Limibacter armeniacum harbors:
- a CDS encoding DUF5712 family protein: MVVDITDSPKGGNTGSSATAVQYLSKENEGKEPKDMEFFFSQNENHVINEEVVGQLDASRRGIKSKEAKFFNLTIAPSQKELKHIGNDREKLMEYARGVMEIYADNFGKGLKSEDIVWYAKIEKERTYKGTEKEVREGKVKRGEKKAGDQTHIHVLIRRKGADKKTLLSPLTNHKNTVKGKIKGGFDRTAFKIKCEKHFDKEYSYKREITETFEYVNAIKNGTEEDRMYWLNLERKLDKEKKKSIDKIKQAANLTLNKGQKLNKEDQVFDKSEKGKYNLEEPIENKKWKGPSLSL, from the coding sequence ATGGTAGTTGATATAACAGATAGCCCGAAGGGGGGAAATACAGGAAGTTCGGCTACCGCTGTTCAGTATCTTTCAAAAGAGAATGAAGGTAAGGAGCCAAAGGATATGGAGTTTTTTTTCAGTCAGAATGAGAATCATGTAATTAATGAAGAGGTAGTTGGCCAGTTGGACGCCTCCCGAAGAGGTATTAAGTCAAAAGAAGCTAAATTCTTCAACCTGACAATTGCACCTTCCCAGAAGGAGCTTAAACATATTGGGAATGATAGAGAAAAACTCATGGAATATGCTAGAGGGGTTATGGAGATTTACGCTGACAATTTCGGCAAGGGATTGAAGAGTGAAGACATAGTCTGGTATGCAAAAATCGAAAAAGAAAGAACATATAAGGGTACAGAGAAGGAGGTCCGTGAAGGAAAAGTAAAACGAGGAGAAAAAAAAGCTGGAGATCAAACACACATACATGTTTTGATTAGGAGGAAAGGGGCTGATAAAAAGACTCTTCTCTCTCCTCTTACTAATCACAAGAATACTGTAAAGGGTAAAATAAAAGGAGGGTTTGATAGAACTGCTTTTAAGATTAAATGTGAAAAACATTTCGATAAAGAGTACAGCTACAAGCGTGAAATTACAGAAACGTTTGAGTATGTAAATGCTATAAAAAACGGTACTGAAGAAGATAGGATGTATTGGCTCAACCTTGAGCGAAAACTAGATAAAGAGAAAAAAAAATCAATAGATAAAATAAAACAAGCAGCTAATTTGACATTAAATAAAGGTCAAAAGTTAAATAAAGAAGATCAGGTTTTTGATAAATCTGAAAAAGGGAAATATAATTTAGAAGAGCCCATAGAGAATAAAAAATGGAAAGGACCTTCATTATCATTGTAA
- a CDS encoding BfmA/BtgA family mobilization protein, whose translation MASNHTTITVSKELKIRLQKHTKNGQMTSFLEAVCDFLDSSDMDIFNPKGSDIKSAVKELKDVGRKIQKDYSNNVAFIKTLEKDELKPTISRIQLLLKETDVIQDVPKKINALYHHLSKEMKVLVESHKEEKKADEEKVMKFNEYLNNAHKEREELIEKSAKEQADKIKIEWRKKLDIFYMDLYDKKDMANGLGVINHERLMQRVQQLKEDLGFYGS comes from the coding sequence ATGGCATCAAATCATACAACCATCACAGTCAGCAAGGAGCTGAAAATACGCTTGCAAAAGCACACAAAAAATGGTCAGATGACATCCTTTTTAGAAGCTGTTTGCGACTTCTTGGATTCATCTGATATGGACATTTTCAATCCTAAAGGGTCGGATATAAAGTCCGCTGTTAAGGAATTGAAAGATGTTGGGAGGAAGATTCAAAAGGATTACAGTAACAACGTCGCTTTCATCAAAACCCTAGAGAAAGATGAGCTAAAACCAACCATCTCCAGAATACAGTTACTACTGAAAGAGACAGATGTTATTCAAGATGTACCAAAAAAGATAAACGCTTTGTATCATCATTTATCTAAGGAGATGAAGGTGCTGGTTGAGTCACACAAAGAAGAAAAGAAAGCTGATGAAGAGAAGGTTATGAAGTTTAATGAGTATCTAAATAATGCTCATAAAGAAAGAGAGGAATTGATTGAAAAATCAGCAAAAGAACAGGCTGATAAGATCAAAATTGAATGGCGTAAAAAGTTGGATATTTTTTATATGGACCTATATGATAAAAAAGATATGGCTAATGGATTGGGAGTGATTAACCATGAACGACTCATGCAAAGGGTTCAGCAATTAAAAGAAGATTTAGGGTTTTATGGTAGTTGA